The following are encoded in a window of Sulfurimonas sp. C5 genomic DNA:
- the mdh gene encoding malate dehydrogenase, translating into MNQGKRVGIVGAGNVGATVAYSLAMLGSCHEIILRDNKIDVAKGKALDMSQAASAVRSHTVVSVAEEMSDLVDCDVVVVTAGSPRLPGMSRDDLLMTNANITRDVIQGIAKYSPNAVVIMVSNPLDAMTYVALKESGFDRSRVIGMAGILDSSRMAAFIQEKLGYGGGQIRASVMGGHGDDMVPLPRYSTVAGVPLSDVLSADEIEEIVDRTRHGGAEIVGYLKTGSAYYAPAKSTAIMVEAILKDTKQIHPCAVYLDGEYGYSDVVSGVPVMLGAKGAEKIIEVTLDEKEKAMFKKSCDSVQTLIDTLNKNNFFEGK; encoded by the coding sequence ATGAATCAAGGTAAAAGAGTAGGGATAGTAGGAGCTGGTAACGTTGGAGCGACGGTAGCTTATTCTCTCGCAATGCTTGGATCTTGTCATGAAATCATCTTACGTGATAATAAGATTGACGTAGCAAAAGGTAAAGCTCTAGATATGTCTCAAGCTGCATCAGCTGTAAGAAGCCATACAGTTGTTTCTGTTGCAGAAGAGATGTCTGATCTAGTAGATTGTGATGTTGTAGTTGTAACTGCAGGGAGCCCAAGACTTCCTGGTATGAGTAGAGATGATCTACTTATGACAAATGCAAATATCACAAGAGATGTTATACAAGGTATAGCAAAATATTCTCCAAATGCAGTAGTTATCATGGTATCTAACCCATTAGATGCAATGACATATGTTGCATTAAAAGAGAGCGGTTTTGACAGAAGCCGCGTAATTGGAATGGCTGGTATTTTAGATAGTTCAAGAATGGCAGCATTCATTCAAGAAAAACTTGGATACGGCGGGGGACAAATTCGTGCTTCAGTGATGGGTGGTCACGGTGATGATATGGTACCACTTCCAAGATATTCAACTGTTGCAGGTGTTCCACTTTCAGACGTACTTAGTGCAGATGAGATTGAAGAGATTGTAGACCGTACACGTCACGGTGGTGCAGAGATCGTAGGTTACTTAAAAACTGGTTCTGCATATTATGCTCCTGCTAAATCAACTGCTATTATGGTTGAAGCAATTTTAAAAGATACAAAACAGATTCACCCTTGTGCAGTGTACTTAGACGGTGAATACGGATACAGTGATGTAGTATCTGGTGTACCTGTAATGCTTGGTGCAAAAGGTGCTGAAAAAATTATTGAAGTAACTTTAGACGAGAAAGAGAAAGCAATGTTTAAAAAATCTTGTGACTCTGTTCAAACGCTAATTGATACATTAAATAAAAATAACTTTTTTGAAGGAAAATAA